ATGACACTAGTGGGTTATTTTTCATTTGACAATTGGGTTTCAACTATTATCTTTGGAGTTGATTAGTGGAGGAATCTTTGGATTAATTATTGATTCCATTGGGAAAAGCAAAACTATTAAATAATTGTCGATTTTAATTCTACCCAAAATAGACAGTTCACAGACATTGATTTGATTAATTTCTACTGTTGATTGTGAGTGTCGATTAATTGGTTTAAGAAAAGTCCCCTGCCAAAAAAGGCAAAGGGGACTTTTTGTTTTTGCACGAAAAAAAAAAAGACGGGAATGCCGTCGTTTTTCGTACCTGTTCTCTCCGTCCCTTTTTTCGCCTTTAGGCTGAAAAGGTTCGTCGTGAACAGAGGGTTTTAGCCTCGCAGAGCCTGACCAAAATTTATTTTGGTATAACAGGCTATACCAGCTGTTTACTGGCTCGTTCTTCATGTTATAGTGGGGGTACTTTATTGAGGAGGGATTTCATGGCTCACGTTCAAAAATTTACAAGAGGAAACCTCAACGGCTTATCCATTCACTTAGACCGTAAAACTGACAATCATTCTAACAAAGAGATTGATCCAGAAAAAACCTATCTGAATTATGACCTCTGGTCAAAAAGAAGGCGACACTCTTTCTAGACTGAATGACCGATTAAAAGAGGTTTACTGCATGAAACGAGAAGACGTAAAAGTGGGTTGCAGTTGGATCGTCACTTTACCGTCAACGCTGAAAGAAAAAAATGAACAGGATCAACGGGAATTTTTGAAAAAACCTATGCCTTTTTAACCGAACGTTACGGCGGAGAAAAAAATGTTTTATCTGCCCAAGTCCATAATGATGAAACCACTCCCCATTTGCATTTTGCTTTTATACCGGTCGTTTGGGACGAAAAAAAACAACGTGAAAAGTCTCCGCTAAAGAAGTGTTAAACCGAAATGATTTACAAAAATTTCATGGAGAATTAGATACGTTTCTGAAAAAAAGAATTGCCAGAAATCTATCAAGAGGGCATTTTAAATGGCGAAACGTTTGATTTAGATTCAGTTAAAGACATTAAAAAATACGCCAAGCAAATTCAAGAGAAAAAGAGGACTTGTCTAAAGAATTAGAACTTTTTAGTGAACCCAAAAAAGTGTTCGAACAAGTAAAAAAAACGTCAAAAAAAAGCTTGTTTGGCGATAAAGTAACGCTCCCTTACAGCGAGTTTGAAAAATTAAAGACGCTCTCTCTTTCTGGAATCAAATTAAAAATTGAGGACGATAAAAAAACAGTCGCAGCAAACAAAGAAATCAACGACTTAAACAAACGCGTTCAGCAAGCGGATCAACGAGCAGAACAATTTGAAGAAAAAGCCACAGACTACGAGAATAAACTTGATACAGTCAGCCTTGAACTAACCGACAGCAATCGTAAAAAAATCGTTTATAAAAGTCTGTTGAAAGATACGGGTAGGGAGTTAGATGTCAGTTCGTTAGAAATAAAAGGACGTTTAGTTATTGATAATGTCGAAAATGGACGCTTGCCAAAAAGTGAAGACAAAACAAAAAAATGGATTTCTGTGCTGGAACAAAACAAAGAAGCAGGAACCATCCCTTTAAATCGCTTAGAATCGATTTTAGACACGCTTAAAGCCCTTTTAGAGAAGTTACTGAATAGAGAGCTTAGCTTCTCCTTAGACAGCCTTAAATCAAGAAATACAGAGCTTAAAGCGAACCAAAAACCGAAACAATCAAACTCAGTGAAGAGAGGACGATAAAATAGCTATCTTTAAAAAGCAATTTAAGGTATGTCTAGTCGATCATATCTCTTAGCCATATAAATACACCATAATTCATTTAAAAGGCCTATAATCGTCTTAAAAGAGGGTTTAAATCGCTTCGAAAAGGTTTTTGGGTATGTAGGGCTTGCCCTGCACGAACGAAGTGAACTTTTTACAACGTTTGTGACTTCATTCAAACAAGAATGGATGTGCTTTTTAGCAAAATAGCTCCTAGGACTTTTTTTTCATTGCAAACGGAGCGGAGCGACTTCTTTTGATCTTTTAAAATGCTTTTTAGCTTGCGGAGCAAGGTTTCATTTTATCTTTTGATCTTTTTTTTTAGAATAGAGAGGCTTGCAAAAGCAAGGCCTCCTTTTTTTATCTTTTAATCGAAAATAACAACCGGATTTTTAGGACGCAAAGACATCTTTTTTTTTGCACTTGTTTATATAATGTTTAAATAAATGTTTAATAATATGTTTAGGAGATCGTCCAGCCTTACTCTCCCATGGGTTACAAGGCCGTTATAAAAACAAAATGTCGGCTTATAAAAACAAAATGTCGGCTTATAAAAACAAAATGTCGGCTTATAAAAACAAAATGTCGGCTTATAAAAACAAGTAGTTGTTTTTATAAGCCGACATTGGTATTATAAAAACAATTTCCTTAGGAGGTTTTTAAATGTCGAATGAAGTTGTTAAATATCATAATGATCTGAATACGGTTCCTATGCGGAATTGGACGAGTGAGGAAATGAACTTTTTCTTTGCTATCATTGCTAAATTACGTGATGTTAGCACACGAGAAATACAGTTTGACAAGCAGGGGCTTACTGAACTATCCAACTATTCTCTTACTCATAACAAACGGTTTGAGGAAACAATGGAAAATTTGGTTAAAAAAATTAGCCAAATTCACTATATTGAGCGTACTTCCAATTCCTTGGAGTTGATGAATCTGTTTAGTCGGTTTCGTGTGGACTGGAGTAACGATTTAAGTGATATGACTGCTACAGTGAAAGTGACAGAAGAGTTTGAGTATGTGGTAAACCGTTTGAATGTTGAGTTTACCTCTTATGAACTTGAAGAATTTACCTTGATCCGTTCTACATACGCCAAAACCGTCTATCGTTTATTGAAACAATGGCGGACAATTGGTAAGAGAGAGTTTTCCCTCGATGAACTTAAACGTTTGTTAGATACACCTGACTATTACCTTCCTAGTCACATTGACAAAAACATATTAAAACCTGTAATGCGTGAGTTGCCACAGTTTTTCCCTGGTTTAAAAATAAAAAAAGTGAAAGACAATACTCGTGGAAATCCCGTCAAAAGTTACATTTTTACATGGAAATCCGAAAAATCCGAAAAATGGATTGACGGAAAATACGACAAGAAATCTATGAGTTCAGGCAAAGTTGTTCGTAAGGAAAAATTACCTGAGTGGGCAAAAGAAGACTATATCCAACCTAAGGAAACCATGCTCTCCAAAGAAAAACAGGACGAATTGAACGAGCGGTTAGCCCGCATACGGTCTAATTAAAGAGTAAAAACGACACCTGATTACACTCATTATGCCACGAAATCATGTATTGAGGGGCGATATAAAAAAAGAACCCTATGGGGATAGGATTCGGGATACACGATTTTATGCAATTTCGTGTATTGAATAATCTGTTGTTAAATAGAAGTGCAGAAGGTTTTATTTTAATGTATTTGTGGTTTTATGGATGAATAAAAATTTATCTCAAGAATAATTACCTAGCTTTTTTAAAAAACTGTTCTAACTCTGCAAACACGCCGTTCTTGGAAATAAAAGAACTAAAAATTACAACAAATGAAAGAATTATAACTGGAGGAATAGTAGTCTCCCAAATCATATAAAGAGTTACTACAAGATAAATAAGTGTAAAGGCTATTCTTTTAACCCATTTCATCTTAACAGCTCCTTTCTGTGTATACTGAGTATAAATTTTTAAGCTACGTTTGTATATAATTTAAGCAATACTGTAATTATAACGTGTATTTAAACAACTCTTATTTGAAAAGGTTACGGATACACTATTTTATCTAATTTCATGTATTAGTTTATATTTTCAGGTAATAAATTAATATTATGAATATTGTAACATATATATTGAATAATGTTATTTATATGTTACAATATTTTTATAAGAGATGGTAAAGGAGGTCAATTGCAATCGTGGATAATAGAATAAAAATTGCACGTGTCCAAGTTAGTTTAACGCAGCAACAATTAGCTGAAAAAGTGGATGTCACTCGTCAAACCATTAGTTTAATTGAAAAAGGCAAATATAATCCCTCTCTAAAACTATGTCTTAATATATGCCACGCCGTTAATAAAACACTAGACGAACTATTCTGGAAGGAAAGGGACTGATACAAAATGAAAAAAATTAAAGATGAACGTTTAATTTTAAAAAATCTTAAGAATATCAGGAGTGCATATATTATTCAAACATTGGGTATCTTTTGTATCTTAGGCTATGACTGGATTACTAGAGGATCAGAAGCAATGTTTGAAAGCCCGTTATGGTTTGTTTTTATCGTTTCAACTACTGCATTAACATTATTCTCTATGGATATTAGTGTAGCTCATGAATCTCCTAAGAAATCTCCAAAAAGAAGTCTCGGTATCTCTATCGTTATTATTGCACTTATTTCTATTGCAGTTGGAATTTTTGTGCCGTTTTCTAGTAAATCTGATTCAATAAACGGATTAATTGTAGGAGGAGTATTATTTATTGTTGTTTTTATACCATATATTTATCTTTATTACCTACGTACCAAACAGCAAGATTAAAGTATAATAACAAAAAAAGAACCTTGGTTTAACAAGGTTCTACATACATGACTTTATGTCATTTCATGTATTATTCTAAAAAATATTTATTGAAATTTTAAAATATAACGTTTGTAAACGTAGCTTTTAAAACAATGACACCGATTCTATCGTCCTTTTGATAAGGATGATAGAATCCCTCGCTTGTACAAAAGGAGTAAAAATGATTAACTTCGTTTAAAGGAGATAGTTAATGGAAATCAGTCATGAAATAAAAAAAAGAAGAACAGAATTGAATATTACTCAGGAAGAACTTGCTGAACGATTAAATGTGACAAGGGCCGCTGTCTCAAATTGGGAAGTAGGAAGAAATTACCCTGACATTCAACTTTTGTTAAAAATTTCTGATGAGCTAAATATTTCTTTGGATCAATTATTGAGAGGGGATAAAACAATGGTTTCATCTATAGACAAAAAAATTAAAAAAGGTAATTTTATAGATAAGTATTATATTGTTTTCCTAACAATAGTTAGTATGACACTAGTGGGTTATTTTTCATTTGACAATTGGGTTTCAACTATTATCTTTGGAGTGATTAGTGGAGGAATCTTTGGATTAATTATTGATTCCATTGGGAAAAGCAAAACTATTAAATAATTGTCGATTTTAATTCTACCCA
The Carnobacterium mobile DSM 4848 genome window above contains:
- a CDS encoding replication initiation protein, whose translation is MSNEVVKYHNDLNTVPMRNWTSEEMNFFFAIIAKLRDVSTREIQFDKQGLTELSNYSLTHNKRFEETMENLVKKISQIHYIERTSNSLELMNLFSRFRVDWSNDLSDMTATVKVTEEFEYVVNRLNVEFTSYELEEFTLIRSTYAKTVYRLLKQWRTIGKREFSLDELKRLLDTPDYYLPSHIDKNILKPVMRELPQFFPGLKIKKVKDNTRGNPVKSYIFTWKSEKSEKWIDGKYDKKSMSSGKVVRKEKLPEWAKEDYIQPKETMLSKEKQDELNERLARIRSN
- a CDS encoding helix-turn-helix domain-containing protein; the encoded protein is MEISHEIKKRRTELNITQEELAERLNVTRAAVSNWEVGRNYPDIQLLLKISDELNISLDQLLRGDKTMVSSIDKKIKKGNFIDKYYIVFLTIVSMTLVGYFSFDNWVSTIIFGVISGGIFGLIIDSIGKSKTIK
- a CDS encoding membrane protein gives rise to the protein MKKIKDERLILKNLKNIRSAYIIQTLGIFCILGYDWITRGSEAMFESPLWFVFIVSTTALTLFSMDISVAHESPKKSPKRSLGISIVIIALISIAVGIFVPFSSKSDSINGLIVGGVLFIVVFIPYIYLYYLRTKQQD
- a CDS encoding helix-turn-helix transcriptional regulator — its product is MDNRIKIARVQVSLTQQQLAEKVDVTRQTISLIEKGKYNPSLKLCLNICHAVNKTLDELFWKERD